In Geotalea uraniireducens, one genomic interval encodes:
- the proB gene encoding glutamate 5-kinase — protein MRAQILNKAKRIVIKIGSRVLAGDVNGLDRELIGRLAAEVAALRAAGREVIIVSSGAVAAGRKELGIAGRPKSIPQKQAAAAIGQSHLIRAYEEAFAVFGLRVAQILLTRDDLANRRRFLNARATLDTLLDFGVTPIINENDTVVFEEIKFGDNDNLSALVTNLAEAQLLVILTDIDGFYEADPRTNPDARLIHLVKSITREMERAAGGSGSAVGTGGMVTKLAAAKKAGQFGVATLMLNGRCPAVLTAAFAGEDLGTLFLPEEASLNRRKHWIAHTLKPSGKLVVDEGARTVLARQGKSLLPSGVVRVEGKFDRGACVRIVAADGTELARGLVGYSHAEIELIRGHRSGEIEAILGYKYGDEIIHRDNLVLL, from the coding sequence ATGCGCGCCCAAATCCTGAACAAAGCAAAACGCATCGTCATCAAAATCGGCAGCCGGGTTCTCGCCGGCGACGTCAACGGCCTTGACCGCGAGCTGATCGGCCGACTGGCCGCCGAAGTGGCTGCCTTGCGCGCCGCCGGGCGGGAAGTGATCATCGTTTCGTCCGGTGCCGTCGCCGCAGGGCGGAAAGAACTCGGCATCGCCGGCCGGCCGAAAAGCATCCCCCAGAAGCAGGCGGCGGCGGCCATCGGCCAATCGCACCTGATCCGCGCCTACGAGGAGGCCTTCGCCGTCTTCGGCCTGCGGGTCGCCCAGATCCTCCTCACCCGCGACGACCTGGCCAACCGCCGCCGCTTTCTCAACGCCCGCGCCACCCTCGATACCCTGCTCGACTTCGGGGTAACCCCGATCATCAACGAGAACGACACCGTCGTCTTCGAAGAGATCAAGTTCGGTGACAACGACAACCTTTCGGCACTGGTCACCAACCTGGCCGAAGCGCAACTATTGGTGATCCTCACCGACATCGACGGCTTCTACGAAGCCGACCCCCGCACCAACCCCGACGCCCGGCTCATCCACCTGGTGAAGAGCATTACCCGGGAGATGGAACGGGCGGCCGGCGGAAGCGGTTCCGCCGTCGGCACCGGCGGCATGGTGACCAAACTGGCCGCGGCGAAGAAAGCAGGCCAGTTCGGGGTTGCCACCCTGATGCTCAACGGCCGGTGCCCTGCCGTACTGACGGCCGCCTTCGCCGGTGAAGATCTCGGCACGCTCTTCCTGCCGGAAGAGGCCAGCCTCAACCGGCGCAAGCACTGGATCGCCCACACCCTGAAGCCGTCGGGAAAACTGGTTGTCGACGAAGGAGCCCGGACGGTTTTGGCCCGCCAGGGGAAGAGCTTGCTGCCGTCGGGGGTCGTGCGGGTCGAAGGGAAATTCGACCGCGGCGCCTGCGTCCGCATCGTCGCTGCCGACGGCACCGAGCTCGCCCGCGGCCTGGTCGGCTACTCCCATGCCGAGA